Proteins from a single region of Amycolatopsis sp. CA-230715:
- a CDS encoding TIGR02680 family protein: protein MTVTELPRPAAGTPEAHPRRWVPTRAGVLNVWRYYDEVFEFHDGRLLLRGPNGSGKSKALELLLPFLFDASLRANRLSTFGTGERTMHWNLMGEGATGTTRVGYVWLEFRFPDDPERWFTCGARLQASTHTTTVHPDYFTTDLRIGKLDGLALVNDAGQPLTRSALEERLGSRGTVHGNASDYRAEVRATLFPTLNEQRFDALITALLQLRQPKLSQRLDPALLSSLLSRALPPLGHQEIADLAEGFERLDAQRERLSALEEEVAATQTLAKRQRTYAQRVLRASAAAVVSATSELDKHAKAARESAAEHERVATEKAEAERRARELESELSQAEARKTGLTESEAYKKGQQLDQLRQRVETAAERAAKARSDAERKATSAREDEAQRLDAERLANRQEQAVRDHETEARQAAARAGMTSVHAEVAAELAAESGRDKALLRAAITSRNDQLNAVGRVVAEHERAVERRGEAEHELEQARSAFSQARQRWETATKDREIALDELRTALSDWAARCRELVFADPDEPLGHLESEAELLAVIDAAAAPVLEDITRRETEHTADLEKTRADAEELTGEVTRLRTESDIPPPAPPTRTADRATMDGAPLWRLVDFAASTPENAYGGIEAALESSGLLDAWISPHGRIDGHDTFTDVGALSKVDGHNLGDVLVPEEGGAVEPALVRRLLEAVAYGDRLPAGAAAIGSDGSWRMGALAGSWHKDHPSYVGATARQRARERRIRELESRIAECGARISVLEGELGALRTRREVLAAERAARPGYAALSAATRALTKSESEVDSADSVVRRRAETVSDRERLVTRSLHELTRLAAEHGVPTERSALATLAAAITRFRDNAENWLDEHGKLLAAKRTLTALTEQARRSAELAEERAEHATTAEGEHQQLVATLEAVDSTFGVDYREVLAEIQALRGKISELDAERRTTGDAIIDLSGKLGKLEGKREADARAHDAAAENRDAAANRFRQLATGVFPADSGLDDLAKFEATITAGEGVRAALDAARMVAAAWPAVPHAPGNLGDAFHRLSESVHACRETLSSRADLDLETDEDVQVFTAVVDGVRVGAAELLTILRTEAEESRHEITERERELFDQTLTGDTRRHLAARIRQATELVDGMNARLEKVRTASKVAVRLVWQVAPDLPPGTKAARDLLLKDPVRLTDADRESLHRFFRDRIEQAKADDTAASWEQQLAQVFDYTAWHRFVVKVDRANGEGWQLLTRKLHGALSGGEKAIALHLPLFAAVAAHYQAAPEAPRVILLDEVFVGVDTTNRGQVFALLSALDLDLMLTSDHEWCVYAELSGIGIHQLITGADGDEAVTTARFTWDGAELLPAGDEVS, encoded by the coding sequence ATGACGGTGACCGAACTGCCCCGCCCGGCGGCCGGGACGCCGGAGGCGCACCCGCGGCGATGGGTGCCCACCCGCGCCGGGGTCCTCAACGTCTGGCGCTACTACGACGAGGTCTTCGAGTTCCACGACGGCCGCCTCCTGCTGCGCGGCCCGAACGGAAGCGGCAAGTCGAAGGCACTGGAGCTGCTGCTGCCCTTCCTCTTCGACGCGAGCCTGCGGGCGAACCGGCTTTCGACCTTCGGCACCGGCGAACGCACGATGCACTGGAACCTGATGGGCGAGGGCGCCACGGGAACCACCCGGGTCGGGTACGTGTGGCTGGAATTCCGATTCCCCGACGATCCAGAGCGGTGGTTCACCTGCGGTGCCCGGTTGCAGGCGAGCACGCACACCACGACCGTGCACCCCGACTACTTCACCACGGACCTGCGCATCGGCAAGCTCGACGGGCTCGCGCTGGTCAACGACGCCGGGCAACCGCTGACGAGGAGCGCGCTGGAGGAACGGCTCGGTTCGCGGGGAACCGTGCACGGCAACGCGAGCGACTACCGCGCCGAGGTCAGGGCCACGCTGTTCCCCACGTTGAACGAGCAGCGGTTCGACGCGTTGATCACCGCGCTTCTCCAGCTTCGCCAACCGAAGCTGTCACAGCGCCTGGACCCCGCCCTGCTCTCGTCGCTGCTTTCCCGCGCGCTTCCCCCGCTGGGGCACCAGGAAATCGCCGATCTCGCCGAGGGTTTCGAGCGGCTCGACGCCCAGCGGGAACGGCTGAGCGCGCTGGAAGAAGAGGTCGCCGCCACCCAAACCCTCGCCAAGCGACAGCGGACCTACGCCCAGCGCGTGCTCCGCGCGAGCGCGGCCGCGGTTGTGTCTGCGACCAGTGAACTGGACAAGCACGCGAAGGCCGCGCGGGAGTCCGCGGCGGAACACGAACGGGTCGCAACCGAGAAAGCAGAGGCAGAACGGCGCGCAAGAGAACTGGAAAGCGAACTCTCACAGGCCGAAGCGCGCAAGACGGGCCTGACCGAAAGCGAGGCGTACAAAAAGGGTCAGCAACTCGACCAGCTCCGTCAGCGGGTCGAAACGGCCGCGGAAAGGGCTGCCAAGGCGCGGAGCGACGCCGAGCGCAAGGCGACATCGGCGCGGGAAGACGAAGCACAACGGCTCGACGCCGAGCGGCTCGCGAATCGCCAGGAACAAGCGGTCCGCGACCACGAAACCGAAGCACGGCAGGCGGCGGCGCGGGCGGGCATGACGAGCGTGCACGCGGAGGTCGCCGCCGAGCTGGCGGCGGAATCCGGGCGGGACAAGGCATTGCTGCGCGCGGCGATCACGAGCCGGAACGACCAGCTGAACGCGGTCGGACGGGTGGTGGCCGAGCACGAGCGAGCCGTGGAGCGCCGCGGCGAAGCGGAGCACGAACTCGAACAGGCGCGGTCCGCCTTTTCCCAGGCACGACAACGGTGGGAAACCGCGACCAAGGATCGGGAAATCGCGCTCGACGAGTTGCGCACGGCGCTCTCCGACTGGGCGGCGCGCTGTCGCGAGCTGGTGTTCGCCGATCCGGACGAGCCGCTCGGCCACCTCGAATCGGAAGCCGAGCTGCTCGCCGTGATCGACGCGGCCGCCGCGCCGGTGCTGGAAGACATCACGCGACGCGAAACCGAGCACACCGCTGACCTGGAGAAAACGCGCGCGGATGCCGAGGAACTGACCGGAGAAGTGACCCGGCTCCGCACGGAATCAGACATCCCGCCGCCCGCGCCGCCGACGCGCACGGCGGACCGCGCCACGATGGACGGCGCGCCGCTGTGGCGGCTGGTCGATTTCGCCGCGAGCACACCGGAAAACGCGTACGGCGGCATCGAGGCGGCCCTGGAGTCGTCCGGTCTGCTGGACGCCTGGATCAGCCCGCACGGGCGGATCGACGGGCACGACACGTTCACCGACGTCGGCGCACTGAGCAAAGTGGACGGACACAACCTCGGCGACGTGCTCGTGCCCGAAGAAGGCGGCGCGGTCGAACCCGCGCTCGTACGCCGCCTGCTGGAAGCCGTAGCCTACGGTGACCGGCTGCCCGCGGGTGCCGCCGCGATCGGTTCGGACGGTTCGTGGCGCATGGGCGCGCTCGCCGGGAGCTGGCACAAGGACCACCCGTCCTACGTCGGCGCGACGGCTCGGCAGCGCGCGAGGGAACGCCGGATCCGGGAACTCGAAAGCCGGATCGCCGAATGCGGCGCGCGGATCAGCGTGCTCGAAGGCGAACTCGGCGCGCTGCGAACCCGTCGTGAAGTGCTGGCCGCCGAACGCGCCGCGCGGCCCGGTTACGCCGCGCTGTCCGCCGCCACCCGGGCACTGACCAAATCGGAGTCAGAGGTGGACAGTGCCGATTCGGTGGTCCGCCGACGTGCCGAGACCGTGTCGGATCGGGAACGGCTCGTCACGCGGTCGCTGCACGAGCTGACACGCCTCGCCGCGGAACACGGCGTTCCCACCGAGAGGTCAGCGCTCGCGACGTTGGCGGCAGCGATCACCCGCTTCCGGGACAACGCCGAAAACTGGCTGGACGAACACGGCAAGCTCCTCGCCGCCAAGCGCACGCTGACCGCGTTGACCGAGCAAGCCCGCCGCTCCGCGGAGCTGGCCGAGGAGCGCGCAGAACACGCCACGACGGCCGAAGGCGAACACCAGCAGCTCGTCGCGACGCTCGAAGCGGTGGACAGCACGTTCGGGGTGGACTACCGCGAAGTGCTCGCCGAAATCCAAGCACTGCGGGGAAAAATAAGCGAACTCGACGCGGAGCGCCGCACCACCGGTGACGCGATAATCGACCTGTCGGGGAAACTTGGGAAACTCGAAGGGAAGCGCGAAGCCGACGCGCGGGCGCACGACGCGGCCGCGGAGAACCGCGACGCCGCCGCGAACCGCTTCCGCCAGCTGGCAACCGGCGTGTTTCCCGCCGACAGCGGCCTGGACGACCTGGCGAAGTTCGAAGCGACGATCACCGCGGGCGAAGGGGTCCGGGCGGCGCTCGACGCGGCACGGATGGTCGCGGCGGCCTGGCCCGCCGTTCCCCACGCGCCGGGCAACCTCGGCGACGCGTTCCACCGGCTTTCCGAATCCGTGCACGCCTGCCGCGAGACGCTCAGCTCCCGTGCCGATCTCGACCTGGAGACCGACGAGGACGTGCAGGTGTTCACCGCCGTGGTGGACGGTGTCCGGGTCGGCGCCGCGGAACTGCTGACCATCCTGCGCACCGAAGCCGAGGAGAGCCGCCACGAAATCACCGAGCGGGAACGCGAACTGTTCGACCAGACGCTCACCGGCGACACCCGGCGGCACCTCGCCGCGCGGATCCGGCAGGCGACCGAACTGGTCGACGGGATGAACGCGCGCCTGGAGAAGGTGCGCACCGCGTCCAAGGTCGCGGTGCGGCTGGTCTGGCAGGTCGCGCCCGATCTGCCACCGGGCACGAAGGCCGCGCGCGACCTGCTGCTCAAGGATCCCGTCCGGCTGACCGACGCCGATCGCGAGTCGTTGCACCGGTTCTTCCGCGACCGGATCGAGCAGGCGAAGGCCGATGACACCGCGGCGAGCTGGGAGCAGCAGCTCGCGCAGGTCTTCGACTACACGGCGTGGCACCGGTTCGTGGTCAAGGTCGACCGCGCCAACGGCGAGGGCTGGCAGTTGCTGACCCGCAAGCTGCACGGTGCGCTCTCCGGCGGGGAAAAGGCGATCGCGCTGCACCTCCCGCTGTTCGCGGCGGTCGCCGCGCACTACCAGGCCGCCCCGGAGGCGCCGCGCGTCATCCTGCTCGACGAGGTCTTCGTCGGCGTGGACACCACCAACCGCGGCCAGGTGTTCGCGCTGCTGTCCGCGCTCGACCTCGACCTGATGCTGACCTCGGACCACGAGTGGTGCGTCTACGCCGAGCTGAGCGGGATCGGCATCCACCAGCTCATCACCGGTGCCGACGGGGACGAGGCGGTGACGACCGCGCGGTTCACCTGGGACGGCGCGGAACTGCTGCCCGCCGGAGATGAGGTCAGCTGA
- a CDS encoding TIGR02679 family protein, whose product MEWEDRFSSALAPLWQAVHARLSTGRPVSRVRVGPLDAAQRAAIADLLGAQRLPPEQADISLSQLEQAVHEVTGLGVREVVTSLVGPIGDRAGERRRAAAERAELWAWLAAHPVVTAQPALVDWADAVRRGGLVDRSVARTKAELERVLRVLGELPAAGVPLPVFADAVLGETHALDDGRCANLVVKALAAIYDVEPPVDASERRALWDRAGIADDELSSTVLAAGLRPSGEDVVSTVLRLATDAGNAAALTLQQLRGVVALDAPSEVWIFENPSVLALALDRFGASCPPMACTSGWPSSAGILLLKLLKDAGATLYYHGDFDGEGLRIAANVVARTGAVPWRMTTGDYLAAVADGPPVGRVTPVPWDSELAEHLVRVGKTVPEERVARILFEHIG is encoded by the coding sequence GTGGAATGGGAAGATCGGTTCTCCTCGGCACTGGCTCCGTTGTGGCAGGCGGTGCACGCCAGGCTGTCGACGGGGCGCCCGGTGAGCCGGGTGCGCGTCGGGCCGCTCGACGCCGCGCAGCGCGCCGCGATCGCCGATCTCCTCGGCGCCCAGCGGCTGCCGCCCGAGCAGGCGGACATCTCGCTTTCCCAGCTGGAGCAAGCAGTTCACGAGGTGACCGGGCTCGGGGTGCGCGAGGTCGTGACGAGCCTCGTCGGTCCGATCGGTGATCGCGCGGGCGAAAGAAGAAGAGCCGCGGCGGAACGGGCGGAACTCTGGGCTTGGCTCGCGGCGCATCCGGTGGTCACGGCGCAGCCCGCGCTGGTGGACTGGGCCGACGCCGTGCGTCGCGGCGGGCTCGTCGACAGGTCGGTGGCACGGACGAAGGCGGAACTCGAGCGGGTGCTGCGGGTGCTCGGCGAACTTCCCGCGGCCGGAGTCCCGCTGCCGGTGTTCGCCGACGCGGTGCTCGGCGAGACGCACGCGCTGGACGACGGGCGGTGCGCGAACCTCGTCGTCAAGGCGCTGGCGGCGATCTACGACGTCGAACCGCCGGTGGACGCGTCGGAGCGCCGCGCATTGTGGGACCGGGCGGGGATCGCGGACGACGAGTTGTCCTCGACCGTCCTCGCCGCGGGCTTGCGGCCTTCGGGCGAGGATGTCGTCAGTACCGTCCTGCGGCTGGCCACGGACGCGGGAAACGCGGCAGCGCTCACGTTGCAGCAGCTCAGGGGCGTTGTCGCACTGGACGCGCCGTCCGAGGTGTGGATCTTCGAGAACCCGAGCGTGCTCGCGCTGGCGCTCGACCGGTTCGGCGCGAGCTGCCCGCCGATGGCCTGCACGTCCGGCTGGCCGAGCAGCGCGGGGATCCTACTGCTCAAGCTGTTGAAGGACGCGGGAGCGACGCTGTACTACCACGGTGACTTCGACGGGGAGGGTCTGCGGATCGCGGCGAACGTCGTCGCCAGGACGGGCGCGGTGCCGTGGCGGATGACGACCGGCGACTACCTCGCGGCGGTCGCGGACGGCCCGCCGGTCGGCAGGGTCACCCCGGTCCCGTGGGATTCCGAACTCGCCGAACACCTGGTCAGGGTGGGAAAAACGGTTCCAGAGGAGCGGGTCGCGCGAATCCTGTTCGAGCACATCGGCTGA
- a CDS encoding alpha/beta hydrolase has translation MRSFRRFSAVVLLFLGGFLVSAAGSASADTTCEDLRVPVSLLGLPQTMYGRLCSPPGATTVQVLIPGGTYNSSYWDIAYTPDTRSYRKAMNDAGIATLAVDRLGTGRSSKPLSTLVTATAQASAAHEVIKTVRPRFDKVVVGGHSIGSAMAMIEAGLYHDVDGVLVTDMTHRMNFITVLPVLANMIPAPLDPVLGSRGLDVGYLTTSPGTRYDAFHKPGPLVQGAIDADESTKDVFAATEAVDTLALTNVVIPFTQRIDVPVLTVVGAGDTHFCGQPLGSDCTSSETLRASEAPFFSDAARLQAYVLQDYGHSINYAPNAHDYEQVVTQWTRTLS, from the coding sequence GTGCGTTCGTTCCGCCGCTTCTCCGCGGTCGTCCTGCTCTTCCTCGGTGGTTTCCTCGTCTCCGCTGCCGGTTCCGCTTCCGCGGACACCACCTGCGAGGACCTCCGCGTCCCGGTGTCGCTGCTCGGTTTGCCGCAGACGATGTACGGGAGGCTGTGCTCGCCGCCCGGTGCGACGACGGTGCAGGTGCTGATCCCCGGCGGCACGTACAACAGTTCCTACTGGGACATCGCCTACACGCCCGACACCCGTTCGTACCGCAAGGCGATGAACGACGCCGGGATCGCCACCCTCGCCGTCGACCGGCTCGGCACCGGGCGCAGTTCCAAGCCACTGTCCACTTTGGTCACCGCAACCGCGCAGGCGAGCGCCGCGCACGAGGTCATCAAAACCGTGCGGCCCCGGTTCGACAAGGTCGTCGTCGGCGGCCATTCCATCGGTTCCGCCATGGCCATGATCGAAGCGGGCCTGTACCACGACGTCGACGGCGTGCTGGTCACCGACATGACGCACCGGATGAACTTCATCACCGTGCTTCCCGTGCTGGCCAACATGATCCCGGCCCCGCTCGACCCGGTGCTCGGCTCGCGCGGCCTCGACGTCGGCTACCTGACCACGAGCCCCGGCACCCGCTACGACGCCTTCCACAAACCCGGCCCCCTGGTCCAGGGTGCCATCGACGCCGACGAGTCCACAAAGGACGTGTTCGCGGCGACCGAAGCCGTCGACACGCTCGCGCTGACCAACGTCGTCATCCCGTTCACCCAGCGCATCGACGTGCCGGTGCTGACCGTCGTCGGCGCGGGCGACACCCACTTCTGCGGCCAGCCGCTCGGCAGCGACTGCACGTCGTCCGAGACATTGCGGGCATCGGAGGCACCGTTCTTCTCGGACGCCGCGCGCCTGCAGGCCTACGTCCTGCAGGACTACGGGCATTCCATCAACTACGCCCCGAACGCCCACGACTACGAGCAGGTCGTCACCCAGTGGACGCGAACGCTCAGCTGA
- a CDS encoding TIGR02677 family protein, translating into MGPIRVPPEMFRFTSGDRAGLYVSVLHAFGEANERLETALGLDDVRARLRSVGWLDAIEDEDLVSALESLRDWNLVDVTQNHSENYRTASEYERRNLQYSLTRQGEAAFAGVVHAMGVLASTGALQTAVLDAISDRLGDLVRELDGGTDRRVFSALTELEGHLEALRGNTKQFNGELQRLLRADGANLTTFHEVKASTVAYLQEFLTDLEHRTHAIAERIRQVEAHGVGLMHQRALLGADLPRLTGDDPGPEWLGHRRARWDGLRAWFLPVDGSPPRSEQLHLVARRAIITLLQVLDRITESRRRSSSAVADFRELARWFAVVPAQDDLHRLWSTVFGLSSSRHAHLAHPDPELVSSTSPWRDAPPVEVSPLLRTAGKTERFSKTGRVRDVAAIRAARADQARAERAELEAAWDMLDTGGAIRLSRFAELDHAVFERLLDLLGRALGTAPGHGGLRRGTTSDGRIEILLRPPRDGAIAHVTTPRGQFHGPDYEIEISAAGAPRRRRASGERS; encoded by the coding sequence ATGGGCCCGATCCGTGTCCCGCCCGAGATGTTCCGCTTCACCAGCGGAGACCGGGCCGGGCTGTATGTTTCGGTCCTGCACGCCTTCGGCGAGGCCAACGAGCGGCTGGAAACGGCGCTGGGCCTCGACGACGTCCGCGCGCGGCTCCGGTCGGTCGGCTGGCTCGACGCGATCGAGGACGAGGATCTGGTGTCGGCGCTGGAAAGCCTGCGCGACTGGAACCTCGTCGACGTCACGCAGAACCATTCCGAGAACTACCGGACGGCGAGCGAATACGAACGGCGCAACCTGCAGTATTCCCTTACCCGCCAAGGCGAAGCCGCGTTCGCGGGGGTCGTGCACGCGATGGGAGTGCTCGCCTCCACCGGCGCGCTGCAGACGGCCGTGCTCGACGCGATCTCCGACCGGCTCGGTGATCTCGTCCGGGAGCTGGACGGCGGCACCGATCGGCGCGTCTTCAGCGCGCTGACCGAGCTGGAAGGCCACCTGGAAGCCTTGCGCGGCAACACAAAGCAGTTCAACGGCGAATTGCAGCGGCTGCTCAGGGCGGACGGCGCGAACCTGACCACCTTCCACGAGGTCAAGGCGTCCACCGTCGCCTACCTCCAGGAGTTCCTGACCGATCTGGAACACCGCACGCACGCCATCGCGGAGCGGATACGCCAGGTCGAGGCGCACGGGGTCGGGCTGATGCACCAGCGGGCGCTGCTCGGCGCCGATCTCCCCCGGCTCACCGGTGACGATCCCGGCCCGGAGTGGCTCGGCCACCGCAGGGCGCGCTGGGACGGCCTGCGGGCGTGGTTCCTGCCCGTGGACGGGTCGCCGCCGCGGTCCGAGCAGCTCCACCTGGTGGCGCGGCGGGCGATCATCACCCTGCTCCAGGTGCTCGACCGGATCACCGAATCGCGGCGGCGCTCCAGCAGCGCGGTGGCCGATTTCCGGGAGCTGGCGCGCTGGTTCGCGGTGGTTCCCGCGCAGGACGATCTGCACCGGCTGTGGTCGACGGTGTTCGGGCTGAGCTCGTCCCGCCACGCGCACCTCGCCCATCCCGACCCGGAACTGGTGAGCTCCACCTCGCCGTGGCGGGACGCGCCGCCAGTGGAGGTGTCGCCGTTGCTGCGGACAGCGGGGAAAACGGAGCGCTTCAGCAAGACCGGACGGGTTCGCGATGTCGCGGCGATCCGGGCGGCGAGGGCCGACCAAGCGCGCGCCGAGCGAGCGGAGCTGGAGGCCGCGTGGGACATGCTCGACACCGGCGGAGCGATCCGCCTCTCCCGGTTCGCCGAGCTGGACCACGCCGTGTTCGAACGACTGCTGGACCTGCTCGGCAGGGCGCTGGGCACCGCGCCGGGCCACGGCGGGCTTCGCCGGGGCACCACCTCGGACGGGCGGATCGAGATCCTCCTGCGGCCGCCGCGGGACGGGGCGATCGCGCACGTGACCACTCCGCGGGGGCAGTTCCACGGCCCCGACTACGAGATCGAGATCAGCGCCGCCGGGGCGCCCCGGCGAAGGCGTGCGAGCGGAGAGCGATCATGA
- a CDS encoding TIGR02678 family protein, translating into MSQLANQLVTAEREEVAGGIRQLLATPLITERSLPEAFDLIRRRREPIRQWFDYYCGWTLTVEPRLGYARLVKVRAAADPGRPARRLRSGRAPFDRRRYVLLCVVAAELLAVPVTTIGLLADRVSRATGADEVVGVFDAAHRGERMAFVDVLRLLESFGVVEVVDGSTESFVESSSAKVLYRVDATLLLRLLAAPIGPSQLAVPADEVALRFEELLAAVSRERRYGEASGAHSDQAPRSDVQRNLWLRHSVFRRVVDDPVLYFDELTADERAYLASPTGRQLLRKAAEQGGFVLEERAEGVLFVDVDGIATDTRFPDDAGNAKVAALLLLDSMTGPVTVEQLRITATELLDRFPRWAKSYRGEDGVAQLTSDALGVLVAFGLARVSGGLVRPLPAAARYAVSGTRSSEEGSS; encoded by the coding sequence ATGAGCCAGCTCGCCAACCAGCTCGTGACGGCCGAGCGGGAAGAGGTGGCCGGTGGCATCCGCCAGCTCCTGGCCACCCCGTTGATCACCGAACGAAGCCTGCCGGAGGCGTTCGACCTGATCCGCCGCCGTCGTGAACCGATCCGGCAGTGGTTCGACTACTACTGCGGCTGGACGCTCACGGTCGAGCCCCGCCTCGGGTACGCGCGCCTGGTGAAGGTCCGCGCGGCCGCGGATCCCGGGCGGCCGGCGCGGCGGCTCCGCTCGGGGCGCGCGCCGTTCGACCGCAGGCGGTACGTGCTGCTGTGCGTCGTGGCGGCCGAGCTGCTCGCGGTGCCGGTCACCACCATCGGGCTGCTCGCGGACAGGGTCAGCAGGGCGACCGGCGCGGACGAGGTCGTCGGTGTGTTCGACGCCGCGCACCGCGGCGAGCGGATGGCGTTCGTCGACGTCCTTCGCCTGCTGGAATCGTTCGGCGTGGTCGAAGTCGTCGACGGCAGCACGGAGTCCTTTGTGGAATCCAGCTCGGCCAAGGTGCTGTACCGGGTCGACGCGACCCTCCTCCTGCGGCTGCTGGCCGCGCCGATCGGGCCGTCCCAGCTCGCCGTTCCCGCCGACGAGGTCGCGCTCCGCTTCGAAGAACTGCTGGCCGCCGTGTCGCGTGAGCGTCGCTACGGCGAGGCATCCGGCGCGCACAGCGATCAGGCGCCCCGCTCGGACGTGCAGCGGAACCTGTGGCTCCGGCATTCGGTTTTCCGTCGCGTGGTGGACGATCCGGTGCTCTACTTCGACGAGCTGACCGCCGACGAACGCGCCTACCTCGCCTCGCCGACCGGGCGCCAGCTCCTCCGCAAAGCCGCCGAGCAGGGCGGTTTCGTGCTGGAAGAGCGCGCGGAGGGCGTGCTGTTCGTCGACGTCGACGGAATCGCCACGGACACCAGGTTCCCCGACGACGCGGGCAACGCCAAGGTCGCCGCGCTCCTGCTGCTGGATTCGATGACCGGTCCAGTCACCGTCGAGCAGTTGCGGATCACCGCCACCGAACTGCTCGACCGCTTTCCCCGCTGGGCCAAGAGCTACCGCGGCGAGGACGGCGTCGCGCAGCTCACCTCGGACGCGCTGGGCGTGCTGGTCGCGTTCGGGCTGGCGCGGGTGAGCGGCGGGCTCGTCAGACCGTTACCCGCCGCCGCGCGGTACGCGGTGAGCGGCACCCGTAGCTCGGAGGAGGGCTCGTCATGA